Genomic segment of Candidatus Paceibacterota bacterium:
AACTCGGGAGAACTGAATTCAATAAGTATATTATAAATTAAGACCCTTACACTTCACTAATAACTTCAAAACCACTAAAGCTTCCAGTTATAGCGAGACCAATTACAGTATCTGCTATATTTTGACTTTTTATTTTTCTGGCCGTTTCATTCAAAGTAGCGCCAGATCCCAGAGCATCGTCTATGAGCAAAATGGTTTTGAACTTCCTAGACTCATCTAGAATGATTGTGGACTTAGCATTCTCAATACGATCCTCTAGTTTAGTAAGAGTCTTCTGTGGAACAGATATTTCTTTTTTCACCTTTACCAATGAAATGACCGGAACAGAAAGATTGAGTTGTCTTTCTATCTCTTTCATAAGCTGTAACTCTCTTTTAACAGTCGGAGGAATATAGCCAATAGCATCTACTGACCATTTTTTTATGAAAGATTCAATACGTGGCTTTATCTCACTTATCAATTCACGAATAAGTTCCTTGCTCTGACTTTGTTTTGCATAAAGCAAAATTTGACCGAGTTTTGTCTTACCAAACCTTTCTATACTATAAAAATCCAAATAAAAAACTTCGTCAAGGAATACTTCTTTGAATGTATGTTTAATTTTATATTTACCATCTATAAAACCATCTTTTCTATACTCGGAGAATTTCTTGTACGACTGGACGTAATCATTGGCTGTTTTTATAGGATTCTCATTTCTCTTATTGCACCATTCTATAAAACCTATAATTCCTTCTTTCCTTTCTCCGCTTGGGGATATGAGAAGAAAATTTTCATTTATAATCTTCTCTGTTTTCTTATCAAAGATGATTTCGGAAATAACATCCTTTTTTATGTCATTAATAAAATAGTACACTTTTGGAGGTGTACCTCTT
This window contains:
- a CDS encoding winged helix-turn-helix transcriptional regulator translates to MDQKTSEKIINYIKDKGQASGNELADFLGITTRAVRKQLFNLLEQNLVHKRGTPPKVYYFINDIKKDVISEIIFDKKTEKIINENFLLISPSGERKEGIIGFIEWCNKRNENPIKTANDYVQSYKKFSEYRKDGFIDGKYKIKHTFKEVFLDEVFYLDFYSIERFGKTKLGQILLYAKQSQSKELIRELISEIKPRIESFIKKWSVDAIGYIPPTVKRELQLMKEIERQLNLSVPVISLVKVKKEISVPQKTLTKLEDRIENAKSTIILDESRKFKTILLIDDALGSGATLNETARKIKSQNIADTVIGLAITGSFSGFEVISEV